Proteins encoded within one genomic window of Paramisgurnus dabryanus chromosome 11, PD_genome_1.1, whole genome shotgun sequence:
- the sema3bl gene encoding sema domain, immunoglobulin domain (Ig), short basic domain, secreted, (semaphorin) 3bl has product MDLPVLVLAAVVLSFASSTKLNVPRLRLSYKDLLATNRTAVFSGLRGDLHLSAVFLDEYHDRLFLGGKDVLYSLRLDHTHDAKEIHWPSLPGNREDCILKGKDPETECANFIRLLQPFNRTHLLACGTGAFQPVCAYVNVGHRGEHVFSLDRTTVQNGRGKCPHDPKLPFASTFTGGELYTGLTADFLGRDSVILRSLGSRSTMKTETDQRILHEPRFVAAHLIPDSADRDDDKIYFFFTERAAETAERDDEGAIHTRIGRVCANDVGGQRALVNKWSTFIKARLVCSVPGPHGIQTHFHQLEDVFLLRTKDETNPEIYAIFSTISNVFQGYAVCVYSMADIREAFNGPFAHKEGPDYQWGPYEGRVPYPRPGVCPSKITAQPGRAFRSTLEFPDAVLQFARTHPLMWRPVYPSQRQPLLLRTGAPYKLTQITVDRTQAEDGYYDVMFIGTDVGTVLKVIVLGNGNLLNAEEITLEELQVFKVPTPIISMDISVKRQTLFVGSDTGVIQVPLHRCSMYGKACAECCLARDPYCAWDGHSCTPYLPNTKRRYRRQDIKHANPAVQCMDQNLSVDDLDMTEEQVVYGTENNSTFLECVPRSPQATVTWHIQRDDYLEEVVIDERITKTDDGLLFRRVLRHDEGIYVCRSREHAFTQTLARFWLDVLHADTLSNLLSHDSKYKVWSPCPGHMSSNRTPARAWFKDVLQLIGPSNLPQVEQYCERVWCNEKLRRKHKSMMDKYRQAHDSAKKARVQKSAGERIRSPRDLRTAE; this is encoded by the exons ATGGATTTGCCGGTTCTGGTTTTAGCGGCGGTGGTCCTGTCTTTTGCGTCCAGCACTAAACTGAATGTGCCGCGCCTTCGACTGTCATATAAAG ATCTGCTGGCCACAAACCGTACAGCAGTCTTCAGCGGTTTACGTGGTGATTTGCACTTGTCAGCTGTGTTTTTGGATGAATATCATGACAGGCTTTTTCTGGGAGGAAAAGATGTTTTGTACTCACTGAGACTGGATCATACACATGATGCTAAAGAG ATTCATTGGCCATCGTTGCCTGGTAACCGTGAGGACTGTATTCTCAAAGGGAAAGATCCTGAG ACAGAGTGTGCAAACTTTATACGATTGCTGCAGCCATTCAACCGCACTCATCTGCTGGCCTGTGGCACCGGAGCGTTTCAACCTGTGTGTGCGTACGTAAATGTCGGACATCGCGGAGAg CATGTGTTCAGTTTGGATCGTACCACGGTGCAGAACGGGAGGGGGAAATGTCCTCATGACCCTAAACTACCCTTTGCAAGCACCTTCACAG gtGGAGAACTGTACACAGGTCTGACAGCTGACTTTCTGGGTAGAGACTCAGTGATTTTGAGGAGTTTAGGGTCTCGCTCAACCATGAAAACAGAGACAGATCAGCGAATCCTGCACG AGCCCAGGTTTGTTGCGGCTCACCTCATTCCTGACAGCGCAGACAGAGATGATGATAAAATTTATTTCTTCTTCACTGAGAGAGCTGCAGAGACGGCAGAGAGAGACGATGAAGGAGCCATACACACGCGCATTGGACGAGTGTGTGCG AATGATGTGGGTGGCCAGAGGGCTCTGGTGAACAAGTGGAGCACATTTATTAAAGCCCGGCTGGTGTGTTCTGTTCCCGGACCTCACGGCATCCAAACACACTTTCACCAGCTTG AGGATGTGTTCCTGTTAAGGACTAAAGATGAAACTAATCCAGAGATATATGCAATATTCAGCACCATCAG TAATGTGTTTCAGGGCtatgctgtgtgtgtgtatagtaTGGCTGACATCCGTGAAGCCTTTAATGGGCCATTTGCTCATAAAGAGGGACCGGATTATCAGTGGGGACCTTATGAAGGACGAGTCCCTTATCCACGACCAGGAGTG TGCCCCAGTAAGATCACAGCCCAGCCTGGCCGTGCCTTCCGCAGCACGCTGGAGTTTCCGGACGCAGTACTCCAGTTCGCACGGACGCACCCGCTAATGTGGCGTCCAGTTTACCCCTCACAGCGACAGCCACTTCTGCTCCGCACGGGTGCGCCATACAAACTCACACAAATTACTGTAGACCGCACGCAAGCTGAGGATGGATACTATGATGTCATGTTCATTGGCACTG ATGTTGGCACGGTGCTAAAGGTTATCGTATTGGGAAATGGTAACTTGCTCAACGCTGAAGAAATTACACTAGAGGAACTGCAAGTGTTCAAG GTTCCCACTCCCATAATCTCTATGGATATATCTGTGAAGAGG CAAACTCTCTTCGTGGGCTCAGATACAGGTGTGATTCAGGTGCCTCTGCACCGCTGCAGTATGTATGGTAAAGCTTGTGCCGAGTGCTGTCTGGCTCGAGATCCCTACTGCGCTTGGGACGGACACTCATGCACACCCTACCTGCCAAACACGAAACGCCGATACCGCAGACAGGACATTAAACACGCAAACCCTGCAGTGCAATGCATGGACCAAAACCTCAGCG TGGATGATCTGGATATGACTGAAGAACAGGTTGTTTATGGCACTGAAAACAACAGCACATTTTTGGAGTGTGTCCCCCGATCACCACAGGCCACCGTCACCTGGCACATTCAGAGAGATGACTACTTAGAGGAG GTGGTAATAGATGAACGAATTACCAAGACAGATGATGGTTTGTTGTTTCGCCGTGTGCTCCGTCACGACGAAGGCATCTATGTGTGCCGATCTCGGgaacatgcatttacacaaaCCCTCGCTCGCTTCTGGTTGGATGTTTTACACGCCGACACTCTGTCGAACCTCCTATCACATGACAGCAAATATAAAGTGTGGTCACCGTGCCCTGGCCACATGTCTTCTAATCGTACCCCAGCAAGAGCGTGGTTTAAGGACGTCTTGCAGCTGATTGGTCCTTCGAACCTACCGCAGGTGGAGCAGTACTGCGAGCGTGTTTGGTGTAATGAAAAGCTGAGAAGGAAACACAAGAGCATGATGGACAAATATCGGCAAGCGCACGACTCTGCGAAGAAAGCACGGGTCCAAAAGAGCGCCGGGGAGCGAATCCGATCTCCACGGGATCTCCGCACGGCAGAGTAA